Part of the Rhinolophus ferrumequinum isolate MPI-CBG mRhiFer1 chromosome 25, mRhiFer1_v1.p, whole genome shotgun sequence genome, CAATGGTAAGAGCaaactaaaaaaatgtttaaaatttctgttcatcCAAAGGATTACAAACAGGAAGATTTATCTATATCTAAAGCAGATCTTTAGGGATCTGCTTTAGGGATCTGCTAActcaaaattctttttcttctcttatttttcaattagaaggTAAAATGATAttggtgaaattattttttaactattctCAGTAGTCGAACTACAAGAACTCTTTTCCAGTTCACTTAAAACTCTATAAATTCTACAACTATCATATGCAAATGCCGATCTTTGAAGCCTCTCTGCTCCAGAAGAAATGCAGAGGTTCAGGTACACCTGAgaccaatataatattgaatgtcaactgtaattgaaaaagaaaaagaaaaaaaatgcagaggtTCATAAACTAGATTTGGTTATGCCTATATAActaattaacttattttaaaagtatttcttctGTATCGTTTATATACCAAACACTGAGTTAAGTGCTGGCTGTATAATACTTTGGTGAACAAGCTATAGTTACAAGCCACTATTTGTCACTACAAGTCTTTAACTTGTAATGGTGTTTGTTCTTTGCAAGGTGGggacaagagaaaagaagagattcAAAAGATCTGATGGTTTGCAGAATATATGGACAGAACAAAGAATCGTACAAAATAAAGGATTCTGTAGGAAAATTAGAGGGATCGCCACTTAAGAATTACTGCTGAGAGATTTGACAAAGTTATAAATGGAAAACGCAGACACAGAGACTCCCAATAGCCCTGCATTTCCACTAGTGCCCATCTCTTCTCACCCGCAGGAAGCAAACATGGGGACATTTGCAAAGAATGGTTTACCTGCTTGTGGTGCCCAGAGTTGGCTGCCGCTTGCTGTGAGTGGAATGAAGAGCAGAGATTTCGAAGGGGCAGGCAGAAGGTCCATGCTGGCTCCAAATGGAGAGCACTCGGCCCACCGAGTAGGGCAGAGAACAGAAGACCTTGTCAGCTATGGAGGCTGGAGACCTTAACCCTTTCAAGCCCTGTGTAAACTGGGTCATGAAAAGCCTCTGCATGGTAGGCATGTGACTGGAGAAGCTCCGTTTTTTTGTCCAGATTCGGTAACATCCAGGGGAACAAAGTGCTAGCAGTGTGTGAAGGCCAAGGACAGAGCGGCCTGCTCTGGTCTGGACGATGGCGGTGCCTCCGTAGTCCTGGAGAGGAGCTGGAGGGTGCAGAGGAGCCTGGGCATGTGCCTGACCGTGGAGGCCAGTGTCTTCCCTGAATGTGGCCATCCCAGGGCAACCATGggacaagaaaacagaaaaggtccACTTGGGAGGTTGAGAAGGGCACCGGGCGGCCTCTCCTAAGGCAAGCCTTGCTGGAGCACAGTGCTCAGGAAAACTCCTCAGGGACTCCGCCGTGCACTCAGAGCCCGATTTCACATGAAAGGATACCGGGAAGATTTCGGAACCGAACAGCAGGGACGGCATCTTGTTGCTCAAATCTATGAAGCTCATTTTGACGGCTTCCAGCGGATAAAGTGTCAAGGGTTTACTAGCAGGCCTTTTATTCCATCCAGTAGCTGTCAAATATGGACTCAGCTGCATTGTATTGGGTGAAAATCCATCCAGGAGCCTTTTATATCTGAGCCGCTTGTAGCTTTTAGCCACTGGAAGAAGTTCAGAGGAACACCGCCGATACCTTAGTTTCTGGGTCTTCGCGGCTGGGGCCAGTTTGGAGGCAAGGATGGATAGCGTGGTGAGTAAGGCCGATTCTTTGGTAGGCGTCCTGACATTCAGGCTCCTTAGGAGATGGCACGGCGTAGCCTTCTGCTTTGGTATGTGGCTAACTAAGGTCCTGGCAGGTACTGTTTTGGGTTCTAGTCTTATGGGTGCAGATGCGGTATGCGAACTGAAAAATCTGTGTGCTTTTGTGGGGACGGTTTCTGAGGAATGCTTTAAAAAGGCAGAATTTCTGACTTTACTTAATTTTCTCCCTATGTTGACTTGCTCCTGACAGGAAACTTTCTTACATGTTCGATGGGGCTGCTTCTTTAACGGAAGCACTCTTTTCTGATGTGACGTGTTCCCAGAGGCACTGTGTGTTTCATCACACCTAGCAGGGCCGGGGTCTTGTGCTTTCTGGGGGGCACCACGAAGGCAAGGACCTATACACAACTCAATGTCCTTTTTTAGTGGGTGACAGGTTTCCTCCTCTGGGTCTTTCAACTTCTGAAACTGTGCAGCAAAGTCACCCCTGGCAAGCTTTGCCGGGGTGCTTTCTTTCATCACAGTGGACTCATCTTTGCAACCCTTACATGGGTTCTTATTTTGCACCTCATCTGACAACGTATTAGTCGATGTGCTTTGTTCCAATATCCTATGTGCTTCTTTGTGATGCATATATTCCTCTTCCTTCTGCAACGTGTAGTCCAAAACCCTCCGGCTTTGTTGTTCTCCAGCATCGCCGAGCATCCTCTGGGATTTACAGTGGACCTGAGAAATCTCACTCATATTACCACCACAACCATCTTCTCTGGTAATCACCTCCTCAGATTTCTCCCCAACAGTGAAGTGACGCGGTGATCCCCTCTGATGTTCTTCGGTTTCCTCTGTCACTTTAGTTTCGGTTTCCATCGTCAACGGCAAAATTTTCACACTGATGTCTATGCTGTTTTCTTCGCTAGGATTACTCAGATCCCTTGGTGCTCCTTCCTTcacctcaggcaggactgtgcagtcttttacattttcacaaaGCATTTCACCGTCTTTTGGCTTACAAAgaattttaaggtcagtttcttCACTCTTAATATTTGCTTCTGAACTTTCTTGAGAAGACAGATACGAAGGCATTCTCTCAGTGGATTTCGGGCTCCCTGGGGGAACAGAGTTCTCACCTTGGTGTTTAGAAGACATCAACTCTTTTGAGGGAATTCCAAGGGTATTTTCCTTGTCAAACTCAGAATTTATTTCTAGTCTTGATCTTTCAAttattctttgtgtttctctcaGAGATGCTTCTTTAACTTGCTGTTCATGATGAATATAATTTAAAGACACATTTACTCTATCCAATAGTCTTATATTTAATGGTTCATGATCTGCAACAGACTCTATCTCATTGGCATTAGAGTCTGGACACACTTTCATTTCACAATCTTTTAACAATTTGCAGACTTTCTCttcacatgatttttttatttcaagagaTTCCACTGTAGAGGAAGTAGCATTTGGGAGATCTGAATCCTGGTCAACCATAAATGCAGCATTCTGTGCTCCTCTCTGAGACAGGGTATTCCTCGAGGTTTCATGTAATACTAGTCCATCTTGCCATGTACCACCATCACGTGTGTTAGATGCTCTTATGTCCAGCATGCCTTCTGCAGGCTTATCACTACAGTCTGTGTAGACGATGTCTTTAGTACCGTCTGTGGACTCCTCACAACCAGAAATCCTTTCAAAGGCTCCTTTCAAACTGCCTTCCTTTGGACTACCACGAGACGAGTTGTTGTTGCCTGAACCAACTGGCAGATCCTTTTGGTTGTGGCTTACCTCTCTGACAGGCTCTGTGACGGTCTCTCTCTGGTCACTACCTAGTGTCTCCTTAGCTGGTTTATCCTCACATCTGCATTCAGCTGGTCTGTATGGATTACGCTGGCAGTCAAGGACTTCATCTGTCTTCTGATCAGGAGTTTCAACTGTTGggttcatgtttttaaaactggAGAACATAACAGTAGGAGACTGGTCCAACAGTTTCTCGGGATTTGGAATGTTTCCAGATTGGTTTAGTTCCTGTGTGGTACAATCAGAGACgttatatttacaaaacacagtCTCTTTGGGTATATTCTGTTCCTTTAATTCTAGCCCTTCCTTACTGGGTTGGATGGGACTGGTGGTGTGAATGGTTTCATTTGAAGCTTCTGTCCTTTCATTTCCGATCTTATCTCCTGGAAGGCTGCCTTTAGTTTCCCTCCCATCAAGTTCACTTTCCTCCCGTGTATAACTCACTTTATAGGTGCTACTTTCCACAGAGTCTTCTCTTCCTGGGGAGTGGAGATCACTGTGCTGAAATGCATTCTCATATTTGGCTATCAAAGAGTTTTCAACTTCCAGGATGATTCTGCTGGACTCAAAAGTAGCAGCACAAGCAGAACACACGCTCTCTTCTGGTGCATTTTTTCTTACACAATGGCAGCTAGAGAGATCCTGAGATTGAACACTTTGACATTCCATGACAGGGACCTCTGGAAGCAAGCCTGCTGCTTCTTCCTTACTTGAGAGAAGTCTGGAATGTAGATCTTCTGTTCCTGAATCAGCCATTTCGTTTTTACTTTCTAGGCTTCCTGGTTTAATGTTTAAGGAGGGACTGTTTGAAGAGGCACCACAGCTTTTGCCATCTGGTGGAGAGATGTCTTTCATTATTGTCTTCATCGGAATGGTTTGAGTACCAGCAATGACATCTGCTTTGTCCTCTAATGGAGGGTGATGGCTCTGTTGGGAATCCTTGCTTGTTGCTAAAGGCAACTCTTCCTCAGTTGGCAACTTCGCATGGTCTTGAGAATTAAGGGACACTTGATTTAAAAGACattcactttctattttgtttacagCTAGTTCTTCGGTACAAGGAGCTTCATCCATCTCATAGGCAATGCTTTGTTCTTCTAAATGTGGAATATTGTCCTGTGAGGTCTGTACCGCTTTTTCTGACTCAGGTCTGTAATCAAATTCTAGGGATGATGATAACTGAGCAGTATCTTTCTTGGGTTTTGATCCCTCATTTACAGAACTTATCTGGTCCTCCGGCATTAAATTcgaaagggattttttttcaatcataaaTTCATTATATGATGCTTCCTTTAACTGGGTGTTGCCTTCCAGATTTCTCTGGGTGATGACTAAGGAGTCTTTACTGTAaatcttttcacttaatatacTGGGCTCGATAGTGCTTGTCTGTTCTGGCTCTTTGATCTGCATCAAGGAGGAAAATCTGTTCTCTTCAGAGTGTCTGCCTGGATGGCTCCTATTAGTAAGAGTTTCTCTATGGTCCTCATGATTTGTTAAGCTAACTTGAATGTCTAAAGTGATTCtcgaatcttttttttttaacattacttCTGTGGCTTCAGTAAAACAATTGGGCATTAAAGAACTAGAGCTGTCTGTATGGATACTGCCTTGAATGCAACAGTTATCATGGATATTTTCTTTTGGGGAGGCAACAGTCTCTTTTTCTCCAGAACGGTGACCACTGGCATCCTCTTCTGGTTTTCTGGCATTAACAAGAAAGAGTTCCTCTCTTTCACTCCTGGGGTTCAAAAactgttcttcattttctcctctagAAGCCAAGTTCTTGTTTTGATCGTCCCTATCAAAACAGGAATTATCTGTCTTTTCAGCAGATCTCTTCAGCAAGCCATCACcttcaaaaacacatttttccaagGATGACGTTCTGGATTCTGGACCACACAAGCTTGACGTGAAACATGAAACTTCTGAATTTTCTTCTAAGGGTTCTACAACAACTACATTTCTCAAGAGTTTGGGACTGCCATGTGCAGAACCGTGTTTTTCATTATGGTGGCCAAGAATCTGTTGGTGATTGTCATCTGCTTCACACACAAGGCTTAACTTACACAACTCTTCCTTCCCATTGTCCACTTTGGAAATGGCACTGTTCCCTGGTAATAATGACAACCAAGAAGGACAAGTTTTTAATTcttcacattctttttctttaggaGTTGCTTCTGTTAATCCAGGGTCCACAAAGTTTAAAGGCTCTAGGGAAACTAATGTGCTGGTTTCTGAAACCTCACTACTGGTCATGATTTTGTCTACTTCTGGGTATTCGCTGCACCCAGCCGAGAGACCTTTACTCACATTGCCATTCTCATGTCCTTCATTATTATCCGTCTTAGTCCCATTGACCTTCATACCTTGTACTTCTTCAGTAGATTTTAGGAGAGTTTCAGTTGTAATTTGTACATTTCCTTCTGCAcgagaaaaataaatccaaatcagCAAGCAATCACAAAATCATTTGCTCTGCCTTCATGAATTTAATCACGCAACCAAcggcaacaacaa contains:
- the PRR14L gene encoding protein PRR14L isoform X4 — translated: MLSSGVETQPVPLDSSMSAVVQELYSELPEDLLMPSSKELLCTDLPEDCLRSKEGNVQITTETLLKSTEEVQGMKVNGTKTDNNEGHENGNVSKGLSAGCSEYPEVDKIMTSSEVSETSTLVSLEPLNFVDPGLTEATPKEKECEELKTCPSWLSLLPGNSAISKVDNGKEELCKLSLVCEADDNHQQILGHHNEKHGSAHGSPKLLRNVVVVEPLEENSEVSCFTSSLCGPESRTSSLEKCVFEGDGLLKRSAEKTDNSCFDRDDQNKNLASRGENEEQFLNPRSEREELFLVNARKPEEDASGHRSGEKETVASPKENIHDNCCIQGSIHTDSSSSLMPNCFTEATEVMLKKKDSRITLDIQVSLTNHEDHRETLTNRSHPGRHSEENRFSSLMQIKEPEQTSTIEPSILSEKIYSKDSLVITQRNLEGNTQLKEASYNEFMIEKKSLSNLMPEDQISSVNEGSKPKKDTAQLSSSLEFDYRPESEKAVQTSQDNIPHLEEQSIAYEMDEAPCTEELAVNKIESECLLNQVSLNSQDHAKLPTEEELPLATSKDSQQSHHPPLEDKADVIAGTQTIPMKTIMKDISPPDGKSCGASSNSPSLNIKPGSLESKNEMADSGTEDLHSRLLSSKEEAAGLLPEVPVMECQSVQSQDLSSCHCVRKNAPEESVCSACAATFESSRIILEVENSLIAKYENAFQHSDLHSPGREDSVESSTYKVSYTREESELDGRETKGSLPGDKIGNERTEASNETIHTTSPIQPSKEGLELKEQNIPKETVFCKYNVSDCTTQELNQSGNIPNPEKLLDQSPTVMFSSFKNMNPTVETPDQKTDEVLDCQRNPYRPAECRCEDKPAKETLGSDQRETVTEPVREVSHNQKDLPVGSGNNNSSRGSPKEGSLKGAFERISGCEESTDGTKDIVYTDCSDKPAEGMLDIRASNTRDGGTWQDGLVLHETSRNTLSQRGAQNAAFMVDQDSDLPNATSSTVESLEIKKSCEEKVCKLLKDCEMKVCPDSNANEIESVADHEPLNIRLLDRVNVSLNYIHHEQQVKEASLRETQRIIERSRLEINSEFDKENTLGIPSKELMSSKHQGENSVPPGSPKSTERMPSYLSSQESSEANIKSEETDLKILCKPKDGEMLCENVKDCTVLPEVKEGAPRDLSNPSEENSIDISVKILPLTMETETKVTEETEEHQRGSPRHFTVGEKSEEVITREDGCGGNMSEISQVHCKSQRMLGDAGEQQSRRVLDYTLQKEEEYMHHKEAHRILEQSTSTNTLSDEVQNKNPCKGCKDESTVMKESTPAKLARGDFAAQFQKLKDPEEETCHPLKKDIELCIGPCLRGAPQKAQDPGPARCDETHSASGNTSHQKRVLPLKKQPHRTCKKVSCQEQVNIGRKLSKVRNSAFLKHSSETVPTKAHRFFSSHTASAPIRLEPKTVPARTLVSHIPKQKATPCHLLRSLNVRTPTKESALLTTLSILASKLAPAAKTQKLRYRRCSSELLPVAKSYKRLRYKRLLDGFSPNTMQLSPYLTATGWNKRPASKPLTLYPLEAVKMSFIDLSNKMPSLLFGSEIFPVSFHVKSGSECTAESLRSFPEHCAPARLALGEAARCPSQPPKWTFSVFLSHGCPGMATFREDTGLHGQAHAQAPLHPPAPLQDYGGTAIVQTRAGRSVLGLHTLLALCSPGCYRIWTKKRSFSSHMPTMQRLFMTQFTQGLKGLRSPASIADKVFCSLPYSVGRVLSIWSQHGPSACPFEISALHSTHSKRQPTLGTTSSHTMLPYVPLPGMEAAYNTSGSQMRLEPPFPALVPKSCLVADSAVSKLLLSASEFQVPGFDELDGVTAACPHPQSSPPEQKEAEPEKRPKKVSQIRIRKTIPKPDPNLTPMGLPRPKRLKKKEFSLEEIYTNKNYMSPPANRCLETIFEEPKERNGTLISISQQKRKRVLEFQDFTVPRKRRARGKVKVTGSFTRAQKAALQSRELDALLIQKLMELETFFAKEEEQEQSSGC
- the PRR14L gene encoding protein PRR14L isoform X6; this translates as MKVNGTKTDNNEGHENGNVSKGLSAGCSEYPEVDKIMTSSEVSETSTLVSLEPLNFVDPGLTEATPKEKECEELKTCPSWLSLLPGNSAISKVDNGKEELCKLSLVCEADDNHQQILGHHNEKHGSAHGSPKLLRNVVVVEPLEENSEVSCFTSSLCGPESRTSSLEKCVFEGDGLLKRSAEKTDNSCFDRDDQNKNLASRGENEEQFLNPRSEREELFLVNARKPEEDASGHRSGEKETVASPKENIHDNCCIQGSIHTDSSSSLMPNCFTEATEVMLKKKDSRITLDIQVSLTNHEDHRETLTNRSHPGRHSEENRFSSLMQIKEPEQTSTIEPSILSEKIYSKDSLVITQRNLEGNTQLKEASYNEFMIEKKSLSNLMPEDQISSVNEGSKPKKDTAQLSSSLEFDYRPESEKAVQTSQDNIPHLEEQSIAYEMDEAPCTEELAVNKIESECLLNQVSLNSQDHAKLPTEEELPLATSKDSQQSHHPPLEDKADVIAGTQTIPMKTIMKDISPPDGKSCGASSNSPSLNIKPGSLESKNEMADSGTEDLHSRLLSSKEEAAGLLPEVPVMECQSVQSQDLSSCHCVRKNAPEESVCSACAATFESSRIILEVENSLIAKYENAFQHSDLHSPGREDSVESSTYKVSYTREESELDGRETKGSLPGDKIGNERTEASNETIHTTSPIQPSKEGLELKEQNIPKETVFCKYNVSDCTTQELNQSGNIPNPEKLLDQSPTVMFSSFKNMNPTVETPDQKTDEVLDCQRNPYRPAECRCEDKPAKETLGSDQRETVTEPVREVSHNQKDLPVGSGNNNSSRGSPKEGSLKGAFERISGCEESTDGTKDIVYTDCSDKPAEGMLDIRASNTRDGGTWQDGLVLHETSRNTLSQRGAQNAAFMVDQDSDLPNATSSTVESLEIKKSCEEKVCKLLKDCEMKVCPDSNANEIESVADHEPLNIRLLDRVNVSLNYIHHEQQVKEASLRETQRIIERSRLEINSEFDKENTLGIPSKELMSSKHQGENSVPPGSPKSTERMPSYLSSQESSEANIKSEETDLKILCKPKDGEMLCENVKDCTVLPEVKEGAPRDLSNPSEENSIDISVKILPLTMETETKVTEETEEHQRGSPRHFTVGEKSEEVITREDGCGGNMSEISQVHCKSQRMLGDAGEQQSRRVLDYTLQKEEEYMHHKEAHRILEQSTSTNTLSDEVQNKNPCKGCKDESTVMKESTPAKLARGDFAAQFQKLKDPEEETCHPLKKDIELCIGPCLRGAPQKAQDPGPARCDETHSASGNTSHQKRVLPLKKQPHRTCKKVSCQEQVNIGRKLSKVRNSAFLKHSSETVPTKAHRFFSSHTASAPIRLEPKTVPARTLVSHIPKQKATPCHLLRSLNVRTPTKESALLTTLSILASKLAPAAKTQKLRYRRCSSELLPVAKSYKRLRYKRLLDGFSPNTMQLSPYLTATGWNKRPASKPLTLYPLEAVKMSFIDLSNKMPSLLFGSEIFPVSFHVKSGSECTAESLRSFPEHCAPARLALGEAARCPSQPPKWTFSVFLSHGCPGMATFREDTGLHGQAHAQAPLHPPAPLQDYGGTAIVQTRAGRSVLGLHTLLALCSPGCYRIWTKKRSFSSHMPTMQRLFMTQFTQGLKGLRSPASIADKVFCSLPYSVGRVLSIWSQHGPSACPFEISALHSTHSKRQPTLGTTSSHTMLPYVPLPGMEAAYNTSGSQMRLEPPFPALVPKSCLVADSAVSKLLLSASEFQVPGFDELDGVTAACPHPQSSPPEQKEAEPEKRPKKVSQIRIRKTIPKPDPNLTPMGLPRPKRLKKKEFSLEEIYTNKNYMSPPANRCLETIFEEPKERNGTLISISQQKRKRVLEFQDFTVPRKRRARGKVKVTGSFTRAQKAALQSRELDALLIQKLMELETFFAKEEEQEQSSGC
- the PRR14L gene encoding protein PRR14L isoform X3, whose translation is MLSSGVETQPVPLDSSMSAVVQELYSELPVSVSKELHADPVPSVIPDVKPGASSSLVSQSRAVPLELQRTHAESCCEETSENSDHGGEPGRCGLVDSTGGSSVASGILAREEKTKSMELKVFRDRGNQVEIVRDLCEGAKEDPRQHSTAAEAKISPSQEDLLMPSSKELLCTDLPEDCLRSKEGNVQITTETLLKSTEEVQGNSAISKVDNGKEELCKLSLVCEADDNHQQILGHHNEKHGSAHGSPKLLRNVVVVEPLEENSEVSCFTSSLCGPESRTSSLEKCVFEGDGLLKRSAEKTDNSCFDRDDQNKNLASRGENEEQFLNPRSEREELFLVNARKPEEDASGHRSGEKETVASPKENIHDNCCIQGSIHTDSSSSLMPNCFTEATEVMLKKKDSRITLDIQVSLTNHEDHRETLTNRSHPGRHSEENRFSSLMQIKEPEQTSTIEPSILSEKIYSKDSLVITQRNLEGNTQLKEASYNEFMIEKKSLSNLMPEDQISSVNEGSKPKKDTAQLSSSLEFDYRPESEKAVQTSQDNIPHLEEQSIAYEMDEAPCTEELAVNKIESECLLNQVSLNSQDHAKLPTEEELPLATSKDSQQSHHPPLEDKADVIAGTQTIPMKTIMKDISPPDGKSCGASSNSPSLNIKPGSLESKNEMADSGTEDLHSRLLSSKEEAAGLLPEVPVMECQSVQSQDLSSCHCVRKNAPEESVCSACAATFESSRIILEVENSLIAKYENAFQHSDLHSPGREDSVESSTYKVSYTREESELDGRETKGSLPGDKIGNERTEASNETIHTTSPIQPSKEGLELKEQNIPKETVFCKYNVSDCTTQELNQSGNIPNPEKLLDQSPTVMFSSFKNMNPTVETPDQKTDEVLDCQRNPYRPAECRCEDKPAKETLGSDQRETVTEPVREVSHNQKDLPVGSGNNNSSRGSPKEGSLKGAFERISGCEESTDGTKDIVYTDCSDKPAEGMLDIRASNTRDGGTWQDGLVLHETSRNTLSQRGAQNAAFMVDQDSDLPNATSSTVESLEIKKSCEEKVCKLLKDCEMKVCPDSNANEIESVADHEPLNIRLLDRVNVSLNYIHHEQQVKEASLRETQRIIERSRLEINSEFDKENTLGIPSKELMSSKHQGENSVPPGSPKSTERMPSYLSSQESSEANIKSEETDLKILCKPKDGEMLCENVKDCTVLPEVKEGAPRDLSNPSEENSIDISVKILPLTMETETKVTEETEEHQRGSPRHFTVGEKSEEVITREDGCGGNMSEISQVHCKSQRMLGDAGEQQSRRVLDYTLQKEEEYMHHKEAHRILEQSTSTNTLSDEVQNKNPCKGCKDESTVMKESTPAKLARGDFAAQFQKLKDPEEETCHPLKKDIELCIGPCLRGAPQKAQDPGPARCDETHSASGNTSHQKRVLPLKKQPHRTCKKVSCQEQVNIGRKLSKVRNSAFLKHSSETVPTKAHRFFSSHTASAPIRLEPKTVPARTLVSHIPKQKATPCHLLRSLNVRTPTKESALLTTLSILASKLAPAAKTQKLRYRRCSSELLPVAKSYKRLRYKRLLDGFSPNTMQLSPYLTATGWNKRPASKPLTLYPLEAVKMSFIDLSNKMPSLLFGSEIFPVSFHVKSGSECTAESLRSFPEHCAPARLALGEAARCPSQPPKWTFSVFLSHGCPGMATFREDTGLHGQAHAQAPLHPPAPLQDYGGTAIVQTRAGRSVLGLHTLLALCSPGCYRIWTKKRSFSSHMPTMQRLFMTQFTQGLKGLRSPASIADKVFCSLPYSVGRVLSIWSQHGPSACPFEISALHSTHSKRQPTLGTTSSHTMLPYVPLPGMEAAYNTSGSQMRLEPPFPALVPKSCLVADSAVSKLLLSASEFQVPGFDELDGVTAACPHPQSSPPEQKEAEPEKRPKKVSQIRIRKTIPKPDPNLTPMGLPRPKRLKKKEFSLEEIYTNKNYMSPPANRCLETIFEEPKERNGTLISISQQKRKRVLEFQDFTVPRKRRARGKVKVTGSFTRAQKAALQSRELDALLIQKLMELETFFAKEEEQEQSSGC